One window of the Sulfitobacter alexandrii genome contains the following:
- the surE gene encoding 5'/3'-nucleotidase SurE produces the protein MRILITNDDGIDAPGLAVLARIAEDIAGPDGEVWTVAPAFEQSGVGHCINYVKPTMISKLGTRRYAAEGSPADCVLIGVHDVMKDSLPDLVLSGVNRGNNSAENTLYSGTIGGAMEAALQGFPAIALSQYYGPDNRDLDDPFEAAATFGADVVRRILDANPAEDGAYSLFYNVNFPPVPAKAVKGTRLAPQGRRPGVVHGTEPHTSPSGRRFSWIKGGDQRVMAAPGTDAAVNLDGYVSVTPMRADLTAHEIMDQLAGIDT, from the coding sequence ATGCGCATTCTCATCACCAACGACGACGGCATCGACGCACCCGGACTGGCGGTCCTCGCCCGCATCGCGGAAGATATCGCGGGCCCGGACGGCGAGGTCTGGACGGTCGCCCCGGCGTTCGAGCAATCGGGGGTCGGCCACTGCATCAACTACGTCAAGCCCACCATGATCAGCAAACTGGGCACGCGCCGCTATGCCGCCGAAGGGTCTCCGGCCGACTGCGTGCTGATCGGGGTGCACGACGTGATGAAGGACAGCCTCCCCGACCTGGTGCTGTCCGGCGTGAACAGGGGCAATAATTCGGCTGAGAACACGCTTTATTCGGGCACCATCGGTGGCGCGATGGAGGCAGCGCTTCAGGGGTTCCCGGCCATCGCCCTGTCGCAGTACTACGGCCCCGACAACCGTGACCTCGACGACCCGTTCGAGGCGGCAGCGACCTTCGGCGCCGACGTGGTCCGCCGTATTCTCGATGCGAACCCGGCCGAAGACGGCGCCTATTCGCTGTTCTACAACGTGAACTTTCCGCCCGTGCCGGCAAAGGCAGTCAAGGGAACGCGGCTCGCGCCGCAGGGCCGCCGCCCCGGTGTCGTGCACGGAACAGAGCCGCACACCTCACCTTCCGGGCGGCGGTTTTCATGGATCAAGGGGGGTGACCAGCGGGTCATGGCCGCGCCGGGAACCGATGCGGCGGTCAATCTGGACGGATATGTTTCGGTCACCCCGATGCGGGCGGACCTGACCGCGCACGAGATCATGGACCAGTTGGCAGGCATCGATACGTGA
- a CDS encoding protein-L-isoaspartate(D-aspartate) O-methyltransferase gives MTDEELSEAERKMQFLYALRSKGVTDNRVLNAMETIDRGPFIKGLFAQRAYEDMPLPIACGQTISQPSVVGLMTQALEISPRDKVLEIGTGSGYQAAILSKLARRVYTIDRHRRLVHDARAIFEQMDLNNITAITADGSFGLVEQAPFDRIIVTAAAEDPPSPLLAQLKEGGIMVLPVGQSDAVQHLIRVRKTAHGLEYDEMRAVRFVPLLEGLGKDT, from the coding sequence GTGACCGACGAGGAACTGTCAGAAGCCGAACGCAAGATGCAGTTCCTCTATGCGCTGCGCTCCAAGGGGGTGACGGACAACCGTGTCCTGAACGCGATGGAAACGATCGACCGGGGCCCCTTCATCAAGGGTCTTTTCGCGCAACGCGCCTACGAGGACATGCCGCTGCCGATCGCCTGCGGACAGACCATCAGCCAGCCTTCGGTCGTCGGGCTGATGACCCAGGCGCTGGAAATCTCGCCCCGGGACAAGGTGCTCGAGATCGGCACCGGCTCGGGCTACCAGGCGGCGATCCTCAGCAAGCTTGCGCGCCGGGTGTATACCATCGACCGGCACCGCCGGCTGGTGCACGACGCGCGCGCGATCTTTGAACAGATGGACCTGAACAACATCACCGCGATCACCGCCGACGGCAGCTTTGGCCTGGTCGAGCAGGCGCCGTTCGACCGGATCATCGTCACGGCCGCGGCGGAGGATCCGCCCAGTCCGCTGCTCGCACAGCTCAAGGAAGGCGGGATCATGGTCCTGCCGGTCGGCCAGTCCGACGCGGTGCAGCACCTGATCCGTGTGCGGAAAACCGCCCATGGGCTCGAATATGACGAAATGCGGGCCGTTCGCTTCGTTCCGCTGCTCGAAGGGTTGGGCAAGGACACATAA
- a CDS encoding LysM peptidoglycan-binding domain-containing M23 family metallopeptidase, producing MRHSFMRRPLRLSVLAGSSAVLLGACANQPLDFDLRGNLGNFTTAQAATAPLADRPTPDSRGVISYPNYQVAVARRGDTLADVAARVGASTTQLASYNGIDPAVPLRKDEIIALPNRVGEAAPAPSASGGPVDISSLAGNAIDRAPASPGVQTATLAPASPAPAPAATVQTGKEPIRHRVERGETAYTVARLYSVPVKALAEWNGLGADFAVREGQFLLIPVPQQNPPKRNPATGATQAAAPAPAPATSMPGEGSPTPTPPSAKKPLPQDDTAKPLPPAATAAPKKPVADVGETTVKTSSAKMATPVQGSIIRGYAKGKNEGINIKAAPGAAVKAADKGTVAAITKSADGVPIVVVRHEDNLLTVYANVTDVSVAKGDTVSRGQQIAKLRSGDDAYVHFEVRKGFDSVDPSPYLN from the coding sequence ATGCGCCATTCATTCATGCGCCGCCCCCTGCGGCTGAGCGTCCTGGCGGGCTCCAGCGCGGTCTTGCTGGGCGCCTGCGCGAACCAGCCGCTCGACTTCGATCTGCGGGGAAACCTGGGCAATTTCACCACCGCACAGGCTGCGACGGCGCCTCTCGCGGACCGGCCCACGCCCGACAGTCGCGGTGTCATCTCCTATCCGAACTACCAGGTGGCCGTTGCCCGCCGTGGCGACACGCTTGCCGATGTGGCTGCGCGGGTGGGCGCAAGCACCACGCAGCTGGCCAGTTACAACGGCATCGACCCCGCCGTGCCGCTGCGCAAGGACGAAATCATCGCCCTGCCCAACAGGGTGGGTGAAGCGGCCCCCGCGCCCAGCGCCTCGGGCGGCCCGGTGGACATCTCCTCGCTCGCCGGGAACGCCATCGACCGCGCACCGGCAAGCCCCGGTGTCCAGACCGCGACGCTGGCCCCCGCCAGCCCCGCACCGGCCCCCGCTGCAACCGTCCAGACGGGCAAGGAGCCGATCCGCCACCGTGTCGAACGCGGCGAGACCGCCTATACCGTCGCGCGGCTCTATTCCGTGCCGGTCAAGGCGCTGGCAGAATGGAACGGGCTCGGCGCCGATTTTGCGGTGCGCGAAGGCCAGTTCCTGCTGATCCCCGTGCCACAGCAGAACCCGCCCAAGCGCAATCCCGCGACCGGGGCGACCCAGGCCGCGGCCCCTGCACCGGCACCGGCCACCAGCATGCCGGGCGAAGGCAGCCCCACGCCGACGCCCCCTTCCGCCAAGAAGCCCCTGCCGCAGGACGATACCGCCAAGCCCCTGCCCCCCGCCGCCACGGCAGCGCCCAAGAAACCTGTCGCCGACGTGGGCGAGACCACGGTCAAGACATCGAGTGCCAAGATGGCGACACCCGTGCAGGGCAGCATCATCCGGGGCTACGCAAAGGGCAAGAACGAGGGCATCAACATCAAGGCCGCCCCCGGCGCCGCGGTCAAGGCGGCGGACAAGGGCACCGTTGCGGCGATCACCAAGAGCGCCGACGGCGTGCCGATCGTCGTGGTCCGCCACGAAGACAATCTGCTGACGGTCTATGCGAACGTGACCGACGTGAGTGTCGCGAAAGGCGATACCGTCAGCCGCGGACAGCAGATCGCCAAACTGCGCAGCGGCGACGACGCCTATGTGCATTTCGAAGTGCGCAAGGGCTTCGACAGCGTGGATCCGTCCCCCTACCTCAACTGA
- a CDS encoding Hint domain-containing protein — protein MPVHYGYTNTIFGTQSTINGSAFNYNFAPPTGATWRYTGPDTYFVVDENDGATQFNGDPTNEIVSPQERFGGIGRQTTDVNGTPRQVIYDYTFTVTDGTTTWRVAVIDVDLNNDNDVEDANEDGFYLVFPDGMPPADTNLRTGGIVDNSDLIPHASLGGTVVCFASGTLIETDKGPLPVESLCPGQLALTRDGGLQPIAWIGATSVPAQGDLAPIVITRGTLGNDRDLVVSPQHAILLQDWRADFFFGQEEVLVRAKDLLGHDGVYRRPGGRVRYYHVLFDAHHLIRSEGLWTESLYPGDMTLHAVNEAAGQEIRTLFPDLVAYGPKVAPCLRAFEAGLLAA, from the coding sequence ATGCCTGTCCACTACGGCTACACCAACACGATCTTCGGAACCCAGAGCACGATCAACGGCTCTGCGTTCAACTACAACTTCGCCCCACCGACGGGTGCGACCTGGCGTTACACGGGGCCGGACACCTATTTCGTCGTCGATGAAAACGACGGGGCGACGCAGTTCAACGGCGATCCCACCAACGAGATCGTGTCGCCGCAGGAACGCTTCGGCGGGATCGGGCGGCAGACCACCGACGTCAACGGAACACCACGACAGGTCATCTACGACTATACCTTCACGGTCACGGACGGCACGACGACCTGGCGGGTGGCCGTGATCGACGTCGATCTGAACAACGACAACGACGTGGAAGACGCCAACGAGGACGGGTTCTACCTCGTCTTTCCCGACGGGATGCCCCCGGCCGACACCAACCTGCGCACCGGCGGGATCGTCGACAACAGCGACCTGATACCGCACGCGTCGTTGGGCGGCACGGTTGTCTGCTTTGCCAGCGGTACGCTGATCGAAACCGACAAGGGCCCCCTGCCCGTCGAGAGCCTGTGCCCCGGCCAATTGGCCCTGACCCGTGACGGGGGCCTGCAACCGATCGCATGGATCGGCGCGACATCGGTGCCGGCGCAGGGAGATCTCGCCCCGATCGTGATCACCCGCGGCACCCTGGGCAACGACCGCGATCTGGTGGTCTCTCCGCAGCACGCGATCCTGCTTCAGGACTGGCGCGCAGATTTCTTCTTCGGACAGGAAGAAGTGCTGGTCCGCGCCAAGGATCTGCTGGGGCATGACGGCGTGTACCGGCGCCCCGGCGGGCGTGTGCGGTACTATCACGTGCTTTTCGACGCCCATCACCTGATCCGGTCCGAAGGTCTGTGGACCGAAAGCCTTTATCCCGGCGACATGACGCTGCACGCGGTCAACGAAGCGGCAGGGCAGGAAATCAGGACGCTTTTTCCCGATCTTGTCGCCTACGGGCCCAAGGTCGCGCCCTGCCTGCGTGCGTTCGAAGCCGGGCTGCTGGCGGCCTGA
- a CDS encoding ATP-binding protein, with protein MIDDPMDRIAAALERMAPAAMPTPDFDAATAFVWHTGPDRLEPVAQVSRVALNLLVGVDRSRDTLLANTRQFAAGLPANNALLWGARGMGKSSLVKAIHADVHASHEALRLVELQREDLPSVGRLLNLLRGASQRFILFCDDLSFGHDDAHYKSLKAVLDGGIEGRPDNVVLYATSNRRHLMPRDMIENERGSAINPAEAVEEKVSLSDRFGLWLGFHACDQDQYLAMIRGYCDAYGVPVDDETLRAEAVEWQATRGARSGRVAWQYFTDLAGRKGVAIA; from the coding sequence GTGATAGACGATCCCATGGACCGCATCGCGGCGGCGCTGGAGCGCATGGCGCCCGCCGCGATGCCCACGCCCGATTTCGACGCGGCGACGGCCTTTGTCTGGCACACCGGCCCGGACCGGCTGGAACCCGTCGCGCAGGTCTCGCGGGTGGCGCTGAACCTGTTGGTCGGCGTCGACCGGTCGCGCGACACGCTGCTGGCCAACACGCGGCAGTTCGCTGCCGGACTGCCGGCCAACAACGCCCTGCTGTGGGGCGCTCGGGGCATGGGAAAATCGAGCCTTGTCAAGGCGATACACGCCGACGTTCACGCATCGCACGAAGCGCTGCGCCTGGTCGAGCTCCAGCGGGAGGATCTGCCCTCGGTCGGACGGTTGCTGAACCTCCTGCGGGGCGCATCGCAGCGCTTCATCCTGTTCTGTGACGATCTCAGCTTTGGACACGACGATGCGCACTACAAGTCGCTCAAGGCGGTTCTGGACGGCGGGATCGAAGGGCGGCCGGACAACGTCGTGCTTTATGCCACGTCGAACCGGCGGCACCTTATGCCGCGCGACATGATCGAGAACGAGCGCGGAAGCGCCATCAATCCGGCGGAGGCCGTCGAGGAAAAGGTCTCTCTTTCCGATCGCTTCGGGCTCTGGCTCGGTTTTCATGCCTGCGATCAGGACCAGTACCTGGCGATGATCCGCGGCTACTGCGATGCCTACGGCGTGCCGGTCGACGATGAAACTCTCCGCGCGGAGGCCGTCGAGTGGCAGGCGACGCGGGGCGCGCGGTCGGGCAGGGTGGCGTGGCAGTACTTCACCGATCTGGCGGGCCGCAAGGGCGTCGCCATCGCCTGA
- the tatC gene encoding twin-arginine translocase subunit TatC has product MSATDDIDDSAAPLIEHLAELRTRLIRSVLAFIVGMIICFSFGSTILDFLLVPIENTMRDLGNPNPVMQYTAPQEYFFTLVRISMVGGLAVSFPVIATQLWRFVAPGLYKNEKSAFLPFLIASPALFLLGAAFAHYVVVPLAMQFFLGFSDAASYLTALVVEGDARKSGIDIVFNGKVNESLDITLKMIVAFGLCFQLPVLLTLMGKAGLVSTEGLRNVRKYAVVGILLLAALVTPPDVVTQLILFVVVYGLYEVSIFLVSRVESKREAQLRADGYYDDDDAFDEHLEDDEDDLK; this is encoded by the coding sequence ATGAGCGCCACCGACGATATCGACGACAGCGCAGCGCCGCTGATCGAACACCTGGCAGAGTTGCGGACCCGGCTGATCCGGTCCGTTCTCGCCTTCATCGTGGGCATGATCATCTGCTTTTCCTTCGGCAGCACGATCCTCGATTTCCTGCTGGTGCCGATCGAGAACACGATGCGTGATCTCGGCAACCCGAACCCGGTGATGCAGTACACGGCGCCGCAGGAGTATTTCTTTACCCTCGTGCGCATCTCGATGGTGGGGGGGCTGGCCGTCAGCTTTCCCGTGATCGCCACGCAGCTCTGGCGCTTTGTCGCGCCGGGTCTCTACAAGAACGAGAAAAGCGCCTTCCTGCCGTTCCTCATCGCCTCTCCCGCCCTGTTCCTGCTGGGCGCGGCCTTTGCGCATTACGTCGTCGTGCCGCTGGCGATGCAGTTCTTTCTCGGGTTCTCCGACGCCGCGTCCTACCTGACGGCGCTGGTGGTCGAGGGCGACGCGCGCAAGAGCGGGATCGACATCGTCTTCAACGGCAAGGTCAACGAAAGCCTCGACATCACGCTGAAGATGATAGTGGCCTTCGGCCTGTGTTTCCAGCTGCCGGTGCTGCTGACCCTGATGGGCAAGGCGGGGCTGGTGAGCACCGAGGGCCTTCGCAACGTGCGAAAGTATGCCGTCGTCGGCATCCTGCTGCTGGCCGCGCTGGTCACGCCGCCCGACGTGGTGACGCAGCTGATCCTGTTCGTCGTGGTCTACGGCCTTTACGAGGTGTCGATCTTCCTTGTCAGCCGCGTGGAATCGAAGCGTGAGGCACAGTTGCGCGCCGATGGCTACTACGACGACGATGATGCGTTCGACGAGCATCTCGAAGACGACGAGGACGACCTGAAGTGA
- the tatB gene encoding Sec-independent protein translocase protein TatB, giving the protein MFDMSWTELLVVGIVALIVVGPKDLPVLFRKVGQFVGKAKGMAREFTNAMNDAADSSGMREISSNLNTSLKAATNPLGTAMDGVKSATKSLTNIDPDSETGKLAAQRAEDVKKIQAQTARAAAERKQREAAEAMARAEALEEEASASAPKPAAPAAAEKAPTAKKPAGAKAPATQEAKPAPKKTAAKKPAAKKPAAKKPAAKKPAAKKPAAKPAEKE; this is encoded by the coding sequence ATGTTCGATATGAGCTGGACCGAGCTGTTGGTCGTGGGCATCGTGGCGCTGATCGTCGTGGGCCCCAAGGACCTGCCGGTGTTGTTCCGCAAGGTGGGGCAGTTCGTGGGCAAGGCCAAGGGCATGGCGCGCGAGTTCACCAATGCGATGAACGACGCCGCGGACAGCAGCGGCATGCGCGAGATATCGTCGAACCTGAACACCTCGCTCAAGGCGGCGACCAATCCGCTTGGCACCGCGATGGACGGGGTAAAGTCGGCGACCAAGTCGCTGACCAATATCGACCCCGACAGCGAGACCGGCAAGCTGGCCGCCCAGCGGGCCGAGGATGTGAAGAAGATCCAGGCCCAGACCGCCCGCGCCGCCGCGGAGCGCAAACAGCGCGAAGCGGCCGAGGCGATGGCCCGTGCCGAGGCGCTGGAGGAAGAAGCGTCCGCTTCCGCGCCGAAACCGGCAGCACCGGCGGCCGCCGAAAAGGCCCCGACGGCGAAGAAACCGGCCGGCGCGAAAGCTCCGGCGACACAGGAGGCGAAGCCGGCCCCGAAGAAAACCGCCGCGAAGAAGCCCGCGGCGAAGAAGCCCGCGGCGAAGAAGCCTGCCGCCAAGAAGCCCGCAGCCAAGAAACCCGCGGCCAAGCCTGCCGAAAAAGAGTAA
- a CDS encoding twin-arginine translocase TatA/TatE family subunit translates to MLNNIGLPGLLLIAVVVLVLFGRGKISSLMGEVGKGITSFKKGISEGENETKQVDEVDSAELPKHTDTGTHPRTDRVADKGVNRDKV, encoded by the coding sequence ATGTTGAACAATATTGGCCTGCCCGGTCTTTTGCTGATCGCGGTGGTCGTGCTCGTGCTTTTCGGGCGCGGCAAGATTTCCAGCCTGATGGGTGAAGTCGGCAAGGGGATCACGAGCTTCAAGAAGGGTATCAGCGAGGGCGAGAACGAGACGAAGCAGGTCGACGAGGTCGACAGTGCCGAACTGCCCAAGCATACCGACACCGGCACCCATCCCCGGACCGACCGGGTCGCCGACAAGGGCGTGAACCGGGACAAGGTGTAA
- a CDS encoding helix-turn-helix transcriptional regulator — protein sequence MPRSDRLFDLLRLLQDGALHRAEDLARRMGVSVRTIYRDMDRLAASGVPVKGSRGAGYALEDAITLPPLTLTAKELEALNLGLAIVAQAADAELQTAADSLADRIDSVLPAQAMAAAEAWKTALSPFADPARNLTHLSLLRPAIRARQKVALTYTADDGFVARRTVRPLHLEYRGRVWALTAWCEGVDRFGLFRLDRIETAEALPELFVDEPGKRLADYRPTAGTP from the coding sequence ATGCCCCGTTCCGACCGCCTGTTCGACCTTCTGCGCCTTCTGCAGGACGGTGCGTTGCACCGGGCAGAGGATCTGGCCAGGCGGATGGGGGTTTCGGTACGGACGATATACCGGGACATGGATCGGCTGGCCGCTTCGGGCGTGCCAGTCAAGGGGTCGCGCGGGGCGGGCTACGCGCTCGAGGACGCGATCACCCTGCCGCCGCTTACCCTGACCGCAAAGGAACTGGAGGCGCTGAACCTCGGCCTTGCCATCGTGGCACAGGCGGCGGACGCGGAGTTGCAGACCGCGGCGGACAGTCTGGCCGACAGGATCGACTCGGTGCTGCCGGCACAGGCAATGGCCGCCGCCGAAGCGTGGAAAACAGCGTTGAGCCCCTTTGCGGACCCTGCGCGAAACCTGACGCATCTGTCGCTTCTGCGGCCCGCCATCCGCGCGCGCCAGAAGGTGGCGCTGACCTACACCGCCGACGACGGCTTCGTCGCCCGCCGCACCGTGCGCCCGCTGCACCTGGAATACCGGGGCCGGGTCTGGGCATTGACGGCCTGGTGCGAGGGGGTCGACCGCTTCGGCCTCTTTCGCCTCGACCGGATCGAGACGGCAGAGGCGCTGCCGGAACTTTTCGTCGATGAGCCGGGAAAGCGGCTGGCGGACTACCGACCGACGGCCGGGACGCCCTGA